The following are from one region of the Deltaproteobacteria bacterium genome:
- a CDS encoding NAD-dependent epimerase/dehydratase family protein, with protein MSAPLVAAVTGASSFTGLWIARELQARGWEVHALCPRAADEYAGLRGLRVQLLQESVRVHFDVRAEDGGFARWVRSHRPAVWVHHHHWMEAFRSPDYDVAAATRIGLDPLPDLVAALAESAAHGVIYSGSFFEPGEGGNSVEAAATPYAHSKRAVWEALARLATSAGVLVSKIVIPNPIGPLENDERVVPTLIRHTLTRTKFVLNTPAAVSDYLPWSHLARIYEQVARDLIDGRGRIVRPAGLLATAREWVDIVRRDLIERRLHLTPCEVEAASGSAGSSFRNPDDERTAIEWDHVWDDYAAWITRLDLLRTWATD; from the coding sequence ATGAGCGCGCCTCTCGTGGCCGCGGTCACCGGCGCATCGTCATTCACCGGCCTGTGGATCGCGCGAGAGCTGCAAGCGCGGGGATGGGAAGTCCACGCGTTGTGCCCGCGCGCCGCAGACGAGTACGCCGGCCTGCGGGGCCTGCGCGTGCAGCTACTGCAGGAATCTGTGCGGGTTCATTTTGACGTGCGGGCTGAGGACGGTGGCTTTGCGCGCTGGGTGCGCTCTCATCGGCCGGCTGTCTGGGTGCACCATCATCACTGGATGGAAGCGTTCCGATCGCCGGACTACGACGTAGCAGCCGCCACCCGAATTGGACTCGATCCGCTTCCCGACCTCGTCGCCGCGCTCGCGGAATCCGCAGCGCACGGGGTCATCTATTCCGGTTCGTTCTTCGAACCCGGCGAAGGCGGCAACTCCGTCGAGGCAGCGGCGACACCCTACGCACACAGCAAGCGCGCGGTGTGGGAAGCGCTCGCGCGGCTCGCCACGTCGGCCGGAGTGCTGGTGTCGAAGATCGTGATTCCCAACCCGATCGGTCCGCTCGAAAACGACGAGCGGGTCGTGCCGACGCTGATCCGACACACGCTGACTCGCACGAAGTTCGTGCTGAACACGCCCGCGGCGGTGTCGGACTATCTGCCATGGTCTCACCTCGCGCGCATCTACGAGCAAGTCGCGCGCGACCTCATCGACGGCCGCGGGCGCATCGTGCGGCCAGCGGGACTGCTAGCAACCGCGCGCGAGTGGGTTGATATCGTGCGGCGGGATCTGATCGAACGCCGGCTGCATCTCACTCCTTGCGAGGTGGAAGCGGCTTCCGGTAGCGCCGGCTCGTCGTTTCGCAATCCCGACGATGAACGCACTGCGATTGAGTGGGACCACGTGTGGGACGACTACGCCGCGTGGATCACGCGGCTCGACCTGCTCCGTACCTGGGCAACCGACTAA
- a CDS encoding dTDP-4-dehydrorhamnose 3,5-epimerase family protein, which produces MIDGVAIHPLKRIPDERGTIFHMLKRTDAHFREFGEIYFSSVYQGVIKGWHLHHQMTLNYACIVGRIKLVLYDDRAQSPSRGKVQEIFLGRDNYVLVVVPPEVWNGFKGLAPESIVANCATLPHDPNEIVRLDPFSPQIPYDWSLRQG; this is translated from the coding sequence ATGATCGATGGCGTTGCGATCCATCCGCTCAAGCGCATCCCCGACGAGCGCGGAACGATCTTCCACATGCTCAAGCGCACCGATGCGCACTTCCGCGAGTTCGGCGAGATCTACTTCTCCAGCGTCTACCAAGGCGTGATCAAGGGCTGGCACCTGCACCACCAGATGACGCTCAACTACGCGTGCATCGTCGGGCGGATCAAACTTGTGCTCTACGACGATCGTGCGCAATCGCCGTCGCGCGGAAAGGTGCAAGAGATCTTCCTCGGCCGCGACAACTACGTGCTGGTGGTCGTGCCGCCGGAGGTGTGGAACGGGTTCAAGGGATTGGCGCCGGAGTCGATCGTCGCGAACTGCGCAACGTTGCCGCACGATCCGAATGAGATCGTCCGCCTGGATCCCTTCAGCCCGCAGATTCCGTACGACTGGTCGCTGCGTCAGGGGTGA
- a CDS encoding GDP-mannose 4,6-dehydratase, which yields MSAADFWRDRPTFVTGGTGLVGSWLVRRLTEAGADVVCLVRDRVPQSELWRSGLIDRVKIVHGDVTDQLTLERALGEYEIDTIFHLAAQTIVGVANRNPISTFESNIAGTWRLLEACRHSPLARQIVIASSDKAYGEAETLPYDETTPLRGRHPYDVSKSCADLIALTYATTWQLPVAITRCGNFYGGGDLNWNRIVPGTIRSIVRNQRPIIRSDGQFVRDYFFVEDGAAAYMLLAERLAADPSVRGQAWNFSYEQPLTVIELVNKILAAMNVQVEPDIRNEAVNEIRNQYLSSARARTELGWRPRFSLEDGLTRTIEWYREFLR from the coding sequence ATGAGTGCCGCCGACTTCTGGCGCGATCGGCCGACCTTCGTCACCGGCGGCACTGGCCTGGTGGGCTCCTGGCTCGTCCGCCGCTTGACCGAGGCCGGCGCGGACGTCGTGTGCTTGGTGCGCGACCGGGTGCCGCAAAGCGAGCTGTGGCGCAGCGGGCTGATCGATCGGGTCAAGATCGTTCACGGCGACGTCACCGATCAGTTGACGCTCGAACGCGCGCTCGGCGAGTACGAGATCGACACGATCTTTCACTTGGCGGCGCAGACCATCGTTGGCGTCGCCAATCGCAATCCGATCTCGACGTTCGAGTCGAACATCGCCGGGACGTGGCGATTGCTCGAAGCGTGTCGCCACAGTCCCCTGGCGCGCCAGATCGTCATCGCCTCGTCGGACAAGGCGTACGGCGAAGCGGAGACACTCCCGTACGATGAGACCACACCGCTGCGCGGACGGCATCCCTACGACGTCAGCAAGTCGTGCGCGGATCTGATCGCGTTGACCTACGCGACCACCTGGCAGTTGCCGGTCGCGATCACCCGCTGCGGCAACTTTTACGGCGGCGGCGATCTGAACTGGAACCGCATCGTTCCGGGCACGATCCGCTCGATCGTGCGCAACCAGCGTCCGATCATTCGATCCGATGGGCAGTTCGTGCGCGATTACTTTTTCGTTGAAGACGGCGCTGCGGCGTACATGCTGCTCGCCGAGCGACTGGCCGCCGATCCGAGCGTGCGCGGTCAGGCGTGGAACTTTTCGTACGAGCAGCCGCTGACGGTGATCGAGTTGGTGAACAAAATCCTCGCGGCGATGAACGTGCAGGTCGAGCCCGACATCCGCAACGAAGCGGTCAACGAGATCCGCAATCAATATCTCAGCTCGGCGCGGGCGCGCACGGAGTTGGGTTGGCGGCCGCGCTTCAGCCTCGAAGATGGGCTGACGCGGACCATCGAGTGGTACCGCGAGTTCCTGCGATGA
- a CDS encoding glycosyltransferase family 2 protein, giving the protein MSSAQAPLVTICIPTYNRADLLGSAIRSALAQTYQNLRVVVVDNCSTDATVALLEEFQREAPERFRFVVNDSNVGMQGNFERCGELAEGKYFKIVCSDDYAYPTLVAKQVAALEAHPRVAVATARRRRLSDSALFRLYDPLLKMRGGLCPGAAAVRFVFRRSNMIGGSAQLLMRLEAYRTVGRIRNDPVVGSMFDIEPMLRLLASGWDLFVVDEVLCDYNSHSSSYTRATLSDPQVQDFFFAFREEQARDPLYARCLRLPDDLVASRRNAALLLMIAGFAATFPGRDRQLATRLFDYLQEKCNIGVVRALRTVLDLGLRLPGGRARDAEAS; this is encoded by the coding sequence GTGAGTTCCGCGCAAGCGCCTCTGGTTACGATTTGCATCCCAACCTACAACCGAGCCGACCTGCTTGGTTCGGCGATCCGATCCGCGTTGGCGCAGACGTATCAGAACCTGCGCGTCGTCGTCGTCGACAACTGCAGCACTGACGCAACCGTCGCGCTGCTGGAAGAGTTTCAGCGCGAGGCGCCCGAGCGATTCCGCTTCGTGGTGAACGACTCGAATGTGGGGATGCAGGGTAACTTCGAACGCTGTGGCGAACTAGCTGAGGGCAAATATTTCAAGATCGTCTGCTCGGACGACTACGCTTATCCGACGCTGGTGGCGAAGCAGGTTGCCGCGTTGGAGGCCCACCCGCGCGTGGCGGTGGCCACCGCGCGGCGGCGCCGGCTGAGCGACAGCGCGCTGTTTCGTTTGTACGATCCGTTGCTCAAAATGCGTGGCGGGCTGTGTCCCGGCGCCGCCGCCGTGCGGTTCGTTTTCCGTCGATCCAATATGATCGGCGGCAGCGCACAGTTACTGATGCGACTCGAAGCCTATCGTACGGTGGGCAGAATTCGCAACGATCCGGTGGTGGGCAGCATGTTCGACATCGAACCGATGCTGCGCCTGCTGGCGAGTGGCTGGGACCTTTTCGTGGTGGACGAAGTCTTGTGCGACTACAACTCTCACTCCTCATCATACACGCGAGCGACGCTCTCTGATCCGCAGGTGCAAGACTTCTTCTTCGCCTTTCGCGAGGAACAAGCGCGTGACCCGCTGTACGCGCGCTGTCTGCGTCTGCCCGACGACCTCGTTGCTTCGCGCCGCAATGCCGCCTTGCTGCTCATGATCGCCGGCTTCGCCGCCACCTTTCCCGGGCGTGACCGGCAGTTGGCAACGCGGCTGTTCGACTACCTGCAGGAAAAATGCAACATCGGAGTGGTGCGGGCGCTGCGTACAGTGCTGGATCTCGGGCTCCGCTTGCCGGGTGGACGGGCAAGGGACGCGGAGGCGTCATGA
- the rfbH gene encoding lipopolysaccharide biosynthesis protein RfbH: MSSSTPTPAPARDPKHDARAQVLQAARAFFDVAHAPAPFVAGTTYIPVTAKVLDVEDLVHLIDASLDLWLTSGRYGTQLEQALPARMNRQGNALLVNSGSSANLIAISSLGAPMLKTIDRRPLAKGDEVITVAAGFPTTVNPIFQNGWVPVFVDVDFRTLDAQPETIMAARTPKTRAVVLAHTLGNPYRADILAEWCRAEGLYLVEDCCDALGATISTGATQTAAPVGSFGDFATLSFYPAHHITTGEGGAVIPADGRWKRVAESMRDWGRDCWCDTGKDNTCGKRFAWEFAGLPRGYDHKYVYSNIGYNAKMTDMQAAIGLSQLAKLDRFIAARRANWRTLYDGVTSSPRLRAGLIPVEPTAGTEPSWFGFPLHCADGIDRERLTTFLEEHKVGTRLMFGSNLTRQPAYRDAEFRIHGELTASDEILKRTFWIGVHPALDKARLAYMLEQLEAGVRAQR, translated from the coding sequence GTGAGTTCATCGACGCCAACCCCGGCGCCGGCGCGCGATCCGAAGCACGACGCGCGCGCGCAGGTGCTGCAAGCGGCGCGTGCATTCTTCGACGTGGCGCACGCGCCAGCGCCGTTCGTTGCCGGCACGACGTACATCCCGGTCACCGCCAAGGTGCTCGATGTCGAAGACCTCGTCCACCTCATCGACGCCTCGCTCGATCTGTGGCTGACCTCGGGGCGGTACGGCACGCAGCTCGAACAAGCGCTGCCGGCGCGAATGAACCGCCAAGGCAACGCGTTGCTCGTCAACAGTGGGTCGAGCGCCAACTTGATCGCGATCAGCAGCCTCGGCGCGCCGATGTTGAAGACCATCGATCGTCGCCCACTTGCTAAGGGCGATGAAGTGATCACGGTGGCCGCGGGCTTTCCCACCACGGTCAACCCGATCTTTCAAAACGGCTGGGTACCAGTGTTCGTCGACGTGGACTTTCGCACGCTCGACGCGCAGCCGGAAACCATCATGGCGGCGCGCACGCCGAAGACGCGCGCGGTCGTCCTCGCTCACACTCTTGGCAATCCGTACCGCGCCGACATTCTCGCGGAGTGGTGCCGAGCCGAAGGACTCTACCTCGTCGAAGACTGCTGCGATGCGCTCGGCGCCACCATCTCAACCGGCGCCACCCAGACCGCGGCGCCGGTTGGCAGCTTCGGCGATTTCGCCACCCTCAGCTTCTATCCCGCGCATCACATTACGACTGGCGAAGGTGGTGCGGTGATTCCCGCCGACGGCCGCTGGAAACGCGTCGCCGAAAGTATGCGCGATTGGGGACGCGACTGCTGGTGCGATACCGGCAAGGACAACACCTGCGGCAAACGGTTCGCCTGGGAGTTTGCCGGACTACCGCGCGGCTACGATCACAAGTACGTCTATTCGAACATCGGCTACAACGCGAAGATGACCGACATGCAGGCTGCAATCGGCCTGTCGCAACTCGCCAAGCTCGATCGCTTCATCGCGGCGCGTCGCGCTAACTGGCGCACGTTGTACGACGGAGTGACCAGCTCACCGCGGTTGCGCGCCGGTCTGATTCCGGTCGAGCCGACAGCCGGCACCGAACCGAGTTGGTTTGGATTCCCGCTTCACTGCGCCGACGGCATCGATCGTGAGCGGCTCACCACGTTTCTCGAAGAGCACAAGGTCGGCACACGACTGATGTTCGGCAGCAATCTCACTCGCCAACCTGCGTACCGTGACGCCGAGTTCCGCATTCATGGCGAGCTAACGGCGTCGGACGAGATCCTCAAGCGCACCTTCTGGATCGGCGTCCATCCCGCGCTCGACAAGGCACGTCTCGCCTACATGCTCGAACAGCTCGAAGCGGGAGTGCGCGCGCAACGATGA
- the rfbF gene encoding glucose-1-phosphate cytidylyltransferase, whose amino-acid sequence MKVVILAGGLGTRLAEETEVRPKPMVEIGHRPILWHIMKHYARYGFKEFYLALGYKGEQIKRFFLDYRSLSTNMTVSLKDGTLSLHDGSQIDDWVVHLIDTGVDTNTGGRVKQLAPLLANETFMMTYGDGVADVDLTKLVAFHRSQGRLATLTAVRPAARFGALTFDGPMVTEFREKPQMGEGWINGGFMVLEPGVMKYIEGDASNFEYEALERLAAERQLVAYKHERFWQCMDTMRDLKLLRRLWDEQAAPWKTWT is encoded by the coding sequence ATGAAGGTTGTGATTCTCGCGGGTGGGTTGGGCACGCGTCTGGCCGAGGAGACCGAGGTGCGCCCGAAACCGATGGTGGAGATCGGTCACCGGCCGATCCTCTGGCACATCATGAAGCACTACGCGCGCTACGGTTTCAAGGAGTTCTACCTGGCGCTCGGCTACAAGGGCGAGCAGATCAAGCGATTCTTCCTCGACTATCGTTCGCTGAGCACGAATATGACGGTGTCGCTGAAAGACGGCACGCTCAGCCTTCACGACGGGAGCCAAATCGACGACTGGGTCGTTCATCTCATCGACACCGGCGTCGATACCAACACCGGCGGGCGCGTGAAGCAGTTGGCGCCGCTGCTCGCCAATGAAACCTTCATGATGACGTACGGTGACGGCGTGGCGGACGTTGATCTCACCAAGCTGGTAGCGTTCCATCGCAGTCAAGGACGGCTGGCGACACTGACCGCCGTACGCCCGGCGGCGCGCTTCGGCGCCCTCACGTTTGACGGCCCGATGGTCACTGAGTTTCGCGAGAAGCCGCAGATGGGTGAGGGGTGGATCAACGGCGGCTTCATGGTGCTCGAACCCGGCGTGATGAAGTACATCGAGGGCGACGCGTCGAACTTCGAGTACGAAGCGCTCGAACGGCTCGCGGCGGAGCGCCAGCTCGTCGCCTACAAGCACGAGCGCTTCTGGCAGTGCATGGACACGATGCGCGATCTGAAATTGCTCCGGCGCCTGTGGGACGAACAAGCAGCGCCATGGAAGACGTGGACATGA